A genomic stretch from Hemicordylus capensis ecotype Gifberg chromosome 1, rHemCap1.1.pri, whole genome shotgun sequence includes:
- the CELF1 gene encoding CUGBP Elav-like family member 1 isoform X1, with amino-acid sequence MAAFKLDFLPEMMVDHCSLNANSISKKMNGTLDHPDQPDIDAIKMFVGQVPRSWSEKDLRELFEQYGAVYEINVLRDRSQSPPQSKGCCFVTFYTRKAALEAQNALHNMKILPGMHHPIQMKPADSEKNNAVEDRKLFIGMISKKCNENDIRVMFSSFGQIEECRILRGPDGLSRGCAFVTFTTRAMAQTAIKAMHQAQTMEGCSSPIVVKFADTQKDKEQKRIAQQLQQQMQQISAASVWGNLAGLNTLGPQYLALYLQLLQQTAAASSGNLNTLGSLHPMGGLNAMQLQNLATLAAAASAAQSTPSGTSALNSSNSPLSVLTSSAGSSPSSSSSSSVNPMASLGALQTLAGATAGLNVGSLAGMAALNGGLGSGGLSNGTGSTMEALTQAYSGIQQYAAAALPTLYNQSLLTQQSIGAAGSQKEGPEGANLFIYHLPQEFGDQDLLQMFMPFGNVVSAKVFIDKQTNLSKCFGFVSYDNPVSAQAAIQSMNGFQIGMKRLKVQLKRSKNDSKPY; translated from the exons ATGGCTGCTTTTAAGTTGGATTTCCTCCCAGAAATGATGGTGGATCATTGCTCCTTGAATGCCAACTCTAT CTCAAAGAAAATGAATGGCACACTGGATCACCCTGACCAACCAGATATAGATGCCATCAAAATGTTTGTGGGTCAGGTCCCACGGAGTTGGTCTGAGAAAGACCTGCGAGAACTATTTGAACAGTATGGTGCTGTCTATGAAATTAATGTCTTGCGGGACAGGAGCCAAAGCCCTCCTCAGAGCAAAG GGTGCTGTTTTGTTACGTTTTATACCCGTAAAGCTGCACTAGAAGCACAGAATGCTCTTCATAACATGAAGATCCTCCCAGGG ATGCACCATCCCATCCAAATGAAGCCAGCAGATAGTGAAAAGAATAATG CAGTGGAAGATAGGAAACTATTCATTGGGATGATCTCCAAGAAGTGCAATGAAAATGATATCAGAGTGATGTTTTCATCATTTGGGCAGATTGAAGAATGCAGAATTCTACGGGGTCCAGATGGTTTAAGCCGAG GTTGTGCTTTTGTAACTTTTACAACAAGAGCTATGGCACAAACAGCAATCAAAGCAATGCACCAAGCACAGACCATGGAG GGATGTTCTTCTCCCATCGTAGTGAAATTTGCAGATACCCAGAAGGACAAAGAACAAAAACGAATTGCACAGCAGCTTCAGCAACAGATGCAACAAATCAGTGCTGCCTCCGTTTGGGGAAACCTGGCTGGACTGAACACACTTGGACCCCAGTACTTAGCA CTTTATTTACAGCTCCTTCAGCAGACAGCAGCCGCCTCCTCTGGAAATCTGAACACACTGGGCAGCCTCCACCCCATGGGAG GGTTGAATGCGATGCAATTACAGAATCTAGCTACATTAGCAGCTGCAGCCAGCGCAGCTCAGAGTACGCCAAGTGGTACCTCTGCACTCAATTCTTCCAACAGCCCTCTAAGTGTGCTCACAAGTTCAG CAGGTTCATCACCCAGTTCCAGTAGCAGCTCCTCAGTTAACCCAATGGCTTCTCTTGGAGCACTGCAAACACTGGCAGGGGCTACTGCAGGCCTCAATGTTGGCTCTCTAGCAG GAATGGCAGCCTTAAATGGTGGACTGggcagtggtggcctctcaaatGGCACAGGTAGCACAATGGAGGCCCTAACTCAGGCCTACTCTGGGATCCAGCAATATGCCGCTGCTGCATTGCCCACACTCTACAACCAGAGTCTGTTAACACAGCAAAGTATTGGTGCAGCAGGAAGTCAAAAAGAAG GTCCAGAGGGAGCCAATCTGTTCATCTACCACCTCCCCCAGGAGTTTGGGGACCAAGACCTGCTGCAAATGTTTATGCCATTTGGAAATGTTGTCTCTGCCAAGGTTTTCATTGACAAGCAGACCAATCTGAGCAAGTGTTTTG
- the CELF1 gene encoding CUGBP Elav-like family member 1 isoform X3 has protein sequence MAAFKLDFLPEMMVDHCSLNANSISKKMNGTLDHPDQPDIDAIKMFVGQVPRSWSEKDLRELFEQYGAVYEINVLRDRSQSPPQSKGCCFVTFYTRKAALEAQNALHNMKILPGMHHPIQMKPADSEKNNAVEDRKLFIGMISKKCNENDIRVMFSSFGQIEECRILRGPDGLSRGCAFVTFTTRAMAQTAIKAMHQAQTMEGCSSPIVVKFADTQKDKEQKRIAQQLQQQMQQISAASVWGNLAGLNTLGPQYLALLQQTAAASSGNLNTLGSLHPMGGLNAMQLQNLATLAAAASAAQSTPSGTSALNSSNSPLSVLTSSAGSSPSSSSSSSVNPMASLGALQTLAGATAGLNVGSLAGMAALNGGLGSGGLSNGTGSTMEALTQAYSGIQQYAAAALPTLYNQSLLTQQSIGAAGSQKEGPEGANLFIYHLPQEFGDQDLLQMFMPFGNVVSAKVFIDKQTNLSKCFGFVSYDNPVSAQAAIQSMNGFQIGMKRLKVQLKRSKNDSKPY, from the exons ATGGCTGCTTTTAAGTTGGATTTCCTCCCAGAAATGATGGTGGATCATTGCTCCTTGAATGCCAACTCTAT CTCAAAGAAAATGAATGGCACACTGGATCACCCTGACCAACCAGATATAGATGCCATCAAAATGTTTGTGGGTCAGGTCCCACGGAGTTGGTCTGAGAAAGACCTGCGAGAACTATTTGAACAGTATGGTGCTGTCTATGAAATTAATGTCTTGCGGGACAGGAGCCAAAGCCCTCCTCAGAGCAAAG GGTGCTGTTTTGTTACGTTTTATACCCGTAAAGCTGCACTAGAAGCACAGAATGCTCTTCATAACATGAAGATCCTCCCAGGG ATGCACCATCCCATCCAAATGAAGCCAGCAGATAGTGAAAAGAATAATG CAGTGGAAGATAGGAAACTATTCATTGGGATGATCTCCAAGAAGTGCAATGAAAATGATATCAGAGTGATGTTTTCATCATTTGGGCAGATTGAAGAATGCAGAATTCTACGGGGTCCAGATGGTTTAAGCCGAG GTTGTGCTTTTGTAACTTTTACAACAAGAGCTATGGCACAAACAGCAATCAAAGCAATGCACCAAGCACAGACCATGGAG GGATGTTCTTCTCCCATCGTAGTGAAATTTGCAGATACCCAGAAGGACAAAGAACAAAAACGAATTGCACAGCAGCTTCAGCAACAGATGCAACAAATCAGTGCTGCCTCCGTTTGGGGAAACCTGGCTGGACTGAACACACTTGGACCCCAGTACTTAGCA CTCCTTCAGCAGACAGCAGCCGCCTCCTCTGGAAATCTGAACACACTGGGCAGCCTCCACCCCATGGGAG GGTTGAATGCGATGCAATTACAGAATCTAGCTACATTAGCAGCTGCAGCCAGCGCAGCTCAGAGTACGCCAAGTGGTACCTCTGCACTCAATTCTTCCAACAGCCCTCTAAGTGTGCTCACAAGTTCAG CAGGTTCATCACCCAGTTCCAGTAGCAGCTCCTCAGTTAACCCAATGGCTTCTCTTGGAGCACTGCAAACACTGGCAGGGGCTACTGCAGGCCTCAATGTTGGCTCTCTAGCAG GAATGGCAGCCTTAAATGGTGGACTGggcagtggtggcctctcaaatGGCACAGGTAGCACAATGGAGGCCCTAACTCAGGCCTACTCTGGGATCCAGCAATATGCCGCTGCTGCATTGCCCACACTCTACAACCAGAGTCTGTTAACACAGCAAAGTATTGGTGCAGCAGGAAGTCAAAAAGAAG GTCCAGAGGGAGCCAATCTGTTCATCTACCACCTCCCCCAGGAGTTTGGGGACCAAGACCTGCTGCAAATGTTTATGCCATTTGGAAATGTTGTCTCTGCCAAGGTTTTCATTGACAAGCAGACCAATCTGAGCAAGTGTTTTG
- the CELF1 gene encoding CUGBP Elav-like family member 1 isoform X2, with amino-acid sequence MAAFKLDFLPEMMVDHCSLNANSISKKMNGTLDHPDQPDIDAIKMFVGQVPRSWSEKDLRELFEQYGAVYEINVLRDRSQSPPQSKGCCFVTFYTRKAALEAQNALHNMKILPGMHHPIQMKPADSEKNNAVEDRKLFIGMISKKCNENDIRVMFSSFGQIEECRILRGPDGLSRGCAFVTFTTRAMAQTAIKAMHQAQTMEGCSSPIVVKFADTQKDKEQKRIAQQLQQQMQQISAASVWGNLAGLNTLGPQYLALYLQLLQQTAAASSGNLNTLGSLHPMGGLNAMQLQNLATLAAAASAAQSTPSGTSALNSSNSPLSVLTSSGSSPSSSSSSSVNPMASLGALQTLAGATAGLNVGSLAGMAALNGGLGSGGLSNGTGSTMEALTQAYSGIQQYAAAALPTLYNQSLLTQQSIGAAGSQKEGPEGANLFIYHLPQEFGDQDLLQMFMPFGNVVSAKVFIDKQTNLSKCFGFVSYDNPVSAQAAIQSMNGFQIGMKRLKVQLKRSKNDSKPY; translated from the exons ATGGCTGCTTTTAAGTTGGATTTCCTCCCAGAAATGATGGTGGATCATTGCTCCTTGAATGCCAACTCTAT CTCAAAGAAAATGAATGGCACACTGGATCACCCTGACCAACCAGATATAGATGCCATCAAAATGTTTGTGGGTCAGGTCCCACGGAGTTGGTCTGAGAAAGACCTGCGAGAACTATTTGAACAGTATGGTGCTGTCTATGAAATTAATGTCTTGCGGGACAGGAGCCAAAGCCCTCCTCAGAGCAAAG GGTGCTGTTTTGTTACGTTTTATACCCGTAAAGCTGCACTAGAAGCACAGAATGCTCTTCATAACATGAAGATCCTCCCAGGG ATGCACCATCCCATCCAAATGAAGCCAGCAGATAGTGAAAAGAATAATG CAGTGGAAGATAGGAAACTATTCATTGGGATGATCTCCAAGAAGTGCAATGAAAATGATATCAGAGTGATGTTTTCATCATTTGGGCAGATTGAAGAATGCAGAATTCTACGGGGTCCAGATGGTTTAAGCCGAG GTTGTGCTTTTGTAACTTTTACAACAAGAGCTATGGCACAAACAGCAATCAAAGCAATGCACCAAGCACAGACCATGGAG GGATGTTCTTCTCCCATCGTAGTGAAATTTGCAGATACCCAGAAGGACAAAGAACAAAAACGAATTGCACAGCAGCTTCAGCAACAGATGCAACAAATCAGTGCTGCCTCCGTTTGGGGAAACCTGGCTGGACTGAACACACTTGGACCCCAGTACTTAGCA CTTTATTTACAGCTCCTTCAGCAGACAGCAGCCGCCTCCTCTGGAAATCTGAACACACTGGGCAGCCTCCACCCCATGGGAG GGTTGAATGCGATGCAATTACAGAATCTAGCTACATTAGCAGCTGCAGCCAGCGCAGCTCAGAGTACGCCAAGTGGTACCTCTGCACTCAATTCTTCCAACAGCCCTCTAAGTGTGCTCACAAGTTCAG GTTCATCACCCAGTTCCAGTAGCAGCTCCTCAGTTAACCCAATGGCTTCTCTTGGAGCACTGCAAACACTGGCAGGGGCTACTGCAGGCCTCAATGTTGGCTCTCTAGCAG GAATGGCAGCCTTAAATGGTGGACTGggcagtggtggcctctcaaatGGCACAGGTAGCACAATGGAGGCCCTAACTCAGGCCTACTCTGGGATCCAGCAATATGCCGCTGCTGCATTGCCCACACTCTACAACCAGAGTCTGTTAACACAGCAAAGTATTGGTGCAGCAGGAAGTCAAAAAGAAG GTCCAGAGGGAGCCAATCTGTTCATCTACCACCTCCCCCAGGAGTTTGGGGACCAAGACCTGCTGCAAATGTTTATGCCATTTGGAAATGTTGTCTCTGCCAAGGTTTTCATTGACAAGCAGACCAATCTGAGCAAGTGTTTTG
- the CELF1 gene encoding CUGBP Elav-like family member 1 isoform X4 — protein sequence MAAFKLDFLPEMMVDHCSLNANSISKKMNGTLDHPDQPDIDAIKMFVGQVPRSWSEKDLRELFEQYGAVYEINVLRDRSQSPPQSKGCCFVTFYTRKAALEAQNALHNMKILPGMHHPIQMKPADSEKNNAVEDRKLFIGMISKKCNENDIRVMFSSFGQIEECRILRGPDGLSRGCAFVTFTTRAMAQTAIKAMHQAQTMEGCSSPIVVKFADTQKDKEQKRIAQQLQQQMQQISAASVWGNLAGLNTLGPQYLALLQQTAAASSGNLNTLGSLHPMGGLNAMQLQNLATLAAAASAAQSTPSGTSALNSSNSPLSVLTSSGSSPSSSSSSSVNPMASLGALQTLAGATAGLNVGSLAGMAALNGGLGSGGLSNGTGSTMEALTQAYSGIQQYAAAALPTLYNQSLLTQQSIGAAGSQKEGPEGANLFIYHLPQEFGDQDLLQMFMPFGNVVSAKVFIDKQTNLSKCFGFVSYDNPVSAQAAIQSMNGFQIGMKRLKVQLKRSKNDSKPY from the exons ATGGCTGCTTTTAAGTTGGATTTCCTCCCAGAAATGATGGTGGATCATTGCTCCTTGAATGCCAACTCTAT CTCAAAGAAAATGAATGGCACACTGGATCACCCTGACCAACCAGATATAGATGCCATCAAAATGTTTGTGGGTCAGGTCCCACGGAGTTGGTCTGAGAAAGACCTGCGAGAACTATTTGAACAGTATGGTGCTGTCTATGAAATTAATGTCTTGCGGGACAGGAGCCAAAGCCCTCCTCAGAGCAAAG GGTGCTGTTTTGTTACGTTTTATACCCGTAAAGCTGCACTAGAAGCACAGAATGCTCTTCATAACATGAAGATCCTCCCAGGG ATGCACCATCCCATCCAAATGAAGCCAGCAGATAGTGAAAAGAATAATG CAGTGGAAGATAGGAAACTATTCATTGGGATGATCTCCAAGAAGTGCAATGAAAATGATATCAGAGTGATGTTTTCATCATTTGGGCAGATTGAAGAATGCAGAATTCTACGGGGTCCAGATGGTTTAAGCCGAG GTTGTGCTTTTGTAACTTTTACAACAAGAGCTATGGCACAAACAGCAATCAAAGCAATGCACCAAGCACAGACCATGGAG GGATGTTCTTCTCCCATCGTAGTGAAATTTGCAGATACCCAGAAGGACAAAGAACAAAAACGAATTGCACAGCAGCTTCAGCAACAGATGCAACAAATCAGTGCTGCCTCCGTTTGGGGAAACCTGGCTGGACTGAACACACTTGGACCCCAGTACTTAGCA CTCCTTCAGCAGACAGCAGCCGCCTCCTCTGGAAATCTGAACACACTGGGCAGCCTCCACCCCATGGGAG GGTTGAATGCGATGCAATTACAGAATCTAGCTACATTAGCAGCTGCAGCCAGCGCAGCTCAGAGTACGCCAAGTGGTACCTCTGCACTCAATTCTTCCAACAGCCCTCTAAGTGTGCTCACAAGTTCAG GTTCATCACCCAGTTCCAGTAGCAGCTCCTCAGTTAACCCAATGGCTTCTCTTGGAGCACTGCAAACACTGGCAGGGGCTACTGCAGGCCTCAATGTTGGCTCTCTAGCAG GAATGGCAGCCTTAAATGGTGGACTGggcagtggtggcctctcaaatGGCACAGGTAGCACAATGGAGGCCCTAACTCAGGCCTACTCTGGGATCCAGCAATATGCCGCTGCTGCATTGCCCACACTCTACAACCAGAGTCTGTTAACACAGCAAAGTATTGGTGCAGCAGGAAGTCAAAAAGAAG GTCCAGAGGGAGCCAATCTGTTCATCTACCACCTCCCCCAGGAGTTTGGGGACCAAGACCTGCTGCAAATGTTTATGCCATTTGGAAATGTTGTCTCTGCCAAGGTTTTCATTGACAAGCAGACCAATCTGAGCAAGTGTTTTG
- the CELF1 gene encoding CUGBP Elav-like family member 1 isoform X5, giving the protein MNGTLDHPDQPDIDAIKMFVGQVPRSWSEKDLRELFEQYGAVYEINVLRDRSQSPPQSKGCCFVTFYTRKAALEAQNALHNMKILPGMHHPIQMKPADSEKNNAVEDRKLFIGMISKKCNENDIRVMFSSFGQIEECRILRGPDGLSRGCAFVTFTTRAMAQTAIKAMHQAQTMEGCSSPIVVKFADTQKDKEQKRIAQQLQQQMQQISAASVWGNLAGLNTLGPQYLALYLQLLQQTAAASSGNLNTLGSLHPMGGLNAMQLQNLATLAAAASAAQSTPSGTSALNSSNSPLSVLTSSAGSSPSSSSSSSVNPMASLGALQTLAGATAGLNVGSLAGMAALNGGLGSGGLSNGTGSTMEALTQAYSGIQQYAAAALPTLYNQSLLTQQSIGAAGSQKEGPEGANLFIYHLPQEFGDQDLLQMFMPFGNVVSAKVFIDKQTNLSKCFGFVSYDNPVSAQAAIQSMNGFQIGMKRLKVQLKRSKNDSKPY; this is encoded by the exons ATGAATGGCACACTGGATCACCCTGACCAACCAGATATAGATGCCATCAAAATGTTTGTGGGTCAGGTCCCACGGAGTTGGTCTGAGAAAGACCTGCGAGAACTATTTGAACAGTATGGTGCTGTCTATGAAATTAATGTCTTGCGGGACAGGAGCCAAAGCCCTCCTCAGAGCAAAG GGTGCTGTTTTGTTACGTTTTATACCCGTAAAGCTGCACTAGAAGCACAGAATGCTCTTCATAACATGAAGATCCTCCCAGGG ATGCACCATCCCATCCAAATGAAGCCAGCAGATAGTGAAAAGAATAATG CAGTGGAAGATAGGAAACTATTCATTGGGATGATCTCCAAGAAGTGCAATGAAAATGATATCAGAGTGATGTTTTCATCATTTGGGCAGATTGAAGAATGCAGAATTCTACGGGGTCCAGATGGTTTAAGCCGAG GTTGTGCTTTTGTAACTTTTACAACAAGAGCTATGGCACAAACAGCAATCAAAGCAATGCACCAAGCACAGACCATGGAG GGATGTTCTTCTCCCATCGTAGTGAAATTTGCAGATACCCAGAAGGACAAAGAACAAAAACGAATTGCACAGCAGCTTCAGCAACAGATGCAACAAATCAGTGCTGCCTCCGTTTGGGGAAACCTGGCTGGACTGAACACACTTGGACCCCAGTACTTAGCA CTTTATTTACAGCTCCTTCAGCAGACAGCAGCCGCCTCCTCTGGAAATCTGAACACACTGGGCAGCCTCCACCCCATGGGAG GGTTGAATGCGATGCAATTACAGAATCTAGCTACATTAGCAGCTGCAGCCAGCGCAGCTCAGAGTACGCCAAGTGGTACCTCTGCACTCAATTCTTCCAACAGCCCTCTAAGTGTGCTCACAAGTTCAG CAGGTTCATCACCCAGTTCCAGTAGCAGCTCCTCAGTTAACCCAATGGCTTCTCTTGGAGCACTGCAAACACTGGCAGGGGCTACTGCAGGCCTCAATGTTGGCTCTCTAGCAG GAATGGCAGCCTTAAATGGTGGACTGggcagtggtggcctctcaaatGGCACAGGTAGCACAATGGAGGCCCTAACTCAGGCCTACTCTGGGATCCAGCAATATGCCGCTGCTGCATTGCCCACACTCTACAACCAGAGTCTGTTAACACAGCAAAGTATTGGTGCAGCAGGAAGTCAAAAAGAAG GTCCAGAGGGAGCCAATCTGTTCATCTACCACCTCCCCCAGGAGTTTGGGGACCAAGACCTGCTGCAAATGTTTATGCCATTTGGAAATGTTGTCTCTGCCAAGGTTTTCATTGACAAGCAGACCAATCTGAGCAAGTGTTTTG